The Rhodothermus marinus DSM 4252 DNA segment GGAGACTGCAGGTTCGCCCTGAAATTACGAAACGTCGCATAACGCGCTGTTAAGAAGTGGTGAGGCGACAGGTGAACTGCAGCCCGTCGTAGGCCAGGTTGATGCCTTCGGGCAGGCGGGCGTCCACTTCGGCGTGTAGCACGTCGTGGGTCATGTGAATGAAGTAGGTCTGGCGGGCGCCGATGCGTCGGGCCACCCGAACGGCTTCCTCGATGGAAAAGTGTGTGGGATGGGGCCGCTCGCGCAGGGCGTCGAGTACGAGCACGTCCAGGTCCCGAAGGCGTTCGTAGCTGGTCTCCGGAATCCGGCTGGCGTCGGTCAGGTAGGCAAAGCGACCGATGCGGTAGCCGTACATGGGAAGCTCGCCGTGCAGCACCTCGATGGGCTCCACGCGCACGCGGCCGCCATCGCCGTAGCGACTGGTCACTTCGAAGGGGCCCTCGACGGCGTGCAGGCGCAGCCGGGGCACGCCGGGATAGGTGCCGTCGGCGAAAATGTAGGCGTACATTCGGTACAGCACGCGGGCCGTGTTGGGCGGGGCGTAGCAGGGGATGGCGCGATCGTTCTCGAAGAAGAACGGCCGCAGGTCGTCGATGCCGGCCACGTGGTCGAAGTGGTGGTGTGTGTAGAGCACGGCGTCCAGCCGGCGGATGCCCTCGCGCAGCGCCTGCTGGCGGAAGTCCGGACCGGTATCGATCAGGATGCCCAGGCCGTTGGCCTCAATGTAGCAGGCGCAGCGGGTGCGTTTGTCGCGCGGGTCGGAGGAGCGGCAGACGCGACAGGTGCACCCGATGACCGGCACGCCGGTGGACGTCCCGGTGCCCAGCAGCGTCACCCGCAGGGTGTCAGTCGAGCGCGACATCCAGCACGGCGTCCGTGGAAGGCGAAGAGCGATCCCAGGCTTCTTCGAGCGCGCGACGGACGGCCGGTTTCAGGTAGAGCGTGTCGAGCGGCCGCGTGCGCAGCGCCTCGGCCAGCAGGGCCAGATGCACTTCGGGCGGGTGTCGCCGGTTAAGCACGACCAGCTCATCCCCCTGCTTGACGCAGTAGCCGCCCCGGAACGGTCCGGACTCCACGCGTACCTCCAGGCCGAGCTGGCGGGCCACGGCGATCAGTTCGTCCACCAGTCGGCGCGTGGCAGCGTGCCTGTTGTCCCGGCTTCGGGCCATCGCTTTCAGGCAGATATTTTTTCCGGGTGCTGTCCGTTCTGGAAGATCGTGAATCGTTCGGTCAGGTCCTCGCCGGTCGCGGGATCCTCGAAGCGGAAGCTCAGCGGCGGCTGGTTCGGGTCGGATTCCAGCCGGACGCGCACCAGGTGCTTGAGCAACCAGCGCGTCGGGTAGGTCGGCACGCGTCGCGTCAGATAGGCCGCTGTGAACGGATGCACCCGCAGCGTGACGTTCCGGCGTCCGCCCGCGTGTCGGTAAGCCTGCAGCCAGCGCTCCATGGCTTCCAGCAATGCCTCCGGGGTGGGCTGAGACGGAGCCGGCGGCAGAATTTTTTCGCGGGCAAGCCGCTCGGCCATCTTGTCAAACGTGGTGGTCAGGCTGGGCCGCAGCCGCTGGCGCGTGATCTGGACCAGGCCGAAGTCGCTCATGGGCAGAATCTTGGTCACGGCCCGGTCCTTCCTGAATTCCTTCTTGAGCTCGTCGTAGACCTTCTTTTTGTTCTTCTCGTCCTTCAGATCGATGAAGTCGATCACGATGATGCCGCCCAGATCGCGCACGCGCACCTGCTGGGCGATGACGCGGGCCGCCTCCAGGTTCACGCGCAGCGAGTTTTCCTCCTGGCTCAGGCCGCGTCCGGCCCGTCCCGAGTTCACGTCGATGACGTGCATGGCCTCGGTGTGCTCGATGTAGAGGTAGCCGCCCGAGGGCAGGTCGACGCGACTTTCGAAGGCCTGGGCCACCTGCTCGGCGATCCCTGTGGCCTTGAAAATGTGTTCTTTGCCCCGGTAGAGCTGCACCACCTCCACCTTGTGCGGGGCCACCGCCTGCACGTAGCTCCGGATGTTGCGATGCAGGCGGGGATTGTCCACGAGAATGCGCGTGCAGTCCTCCGAGAACAGATCTCGGATGACCGACGAGACCATGTTCACGTCTTCATGGAGCAGGACGGGCGGTTTGGGATGCTCGGCCAGTTTCTTTTCGATGCGCTCCCACTTTTCCAGGAGCAGGCGCAGGTCGGTGTCGAGCGCCTTGGCGGTCTGGCCTTCGGCCACCGTGCGCACGATCACGCCGAAGCCTTCGGGGAGCAGACTCCGGGCCAGCGCCCGCAGCCGCCGCCGCTCCTTGTAGGAGGTGATTTTCTTGGAGACGGCCACGTAGTTGGCAAACGGCACCAGCACCAGAAAGCGCCCGGCCAGCGAGATGTCGGTCGATACCCGGCTCCCTTTGGACGAAATCGGCTCTTTGATGATCTTGACGAGAAGCGGCTGGTCGCGCTTCAGCAGCGTCTCGGGCGAAACGTCGGCATGCGGTGCCGCCTCGGCCTCGGTGGTCGTCGTTTCGGCCGCGGTCTTGCGTTGCAGCCGGCGCTGCGCCGAGCGCCGTCGCCCGCGCAGGCGCGCGTCCAGACGCCGTCGCCGCGAGGACGCGGCCGCTTCCGTCGTTTCGTCTTCGTCGGACGCCTCGGACTTATCGGCGCGATGCGGCCGTGGGTGTCGGCGTCGGGCCAGACTCTGGTGATGCTGTTCGATCTCGGCCGCCAGCTTGCGAACGCTCGGCTGCGGATCGGCCAGAAACTTCAACTGCAGGGGCAGGCTCGGCGCAATGTCCGAAAAGTGCAGGAAGGCGTCCTGCTGCTGGCCGATGTCCACAAAGGCGGCCTGAATGCTGGGCATGACGCGGCAGACCCGGGCCAGGTAAATGTTGCCGATGGTCCGTTCGTGCTCGGGATCCTCGATGTAGAACTCGGCCAGGGTCCCGTCCTCGACGATGGCAATGCGCGTCTGATCCTTCTCGGCGTTGATGATAATCTCTTTGGCCATACAACTCCTCTTTCCATGGGCCCCGAACCGGGCGCGGCTGGAAACGAGCGCGCAGAGAGGCAGAACCGCCGGCAGGCAGCGACGGCGAGAATGGCAGCTGAAGGAAGCTCGGCTGGGAAACTCGCGGTTTCCAGATCGCCCGCCGGTTCGAGGCGGTTATTGCGGTTGGCGGATACAGGATAAAGCAGGGGTGCTGCACCGCCAGAAGGTGCAGCAATGGCGAAAACACTATGCGCAGCAGACGTAAAACCATGCGGTGGCTGGCAACCCCACAAAAAACAAGGCGGCAGGTGGCCGCGCTTTCGGACCGGCAGAGCGGCTGGCAAAAGCGGGGCCTTTGCCGATAGCATCCGGGAAAAGTCCTGATCCCGGTAAGGAAATAAATCGCCCGTGTGGATAAAATGATCCCCTCGCCTCGGGAAAGGCTTTAACGTAAATTCGCAAGGAGCGAAGCAATGGCCTGATTATTTTCCTTCTGGTTTCTTAAAATTAGATGGAAGTCCCGCGAAGCGGTACCGGATTGAAACGCAAACCTTTAAGGTGATCATGGCGGTTGAAACCGTTGAACCGGAGGTCCGGCACGTTCGGCGCCTGCAGCGCTACCGCATCCGCACGGGCATGCTGGCCTGGCTGCTGCATCGCCTGACGGGTATCGGACTGGTCGTCTATCTCATTCTGCACGTGTGGGGGTTGCGGGCGCTTACCGATCGGGAAGCGTTCAACGAACTGATTGCCACCTACCACGCACCGATTTTTAAGATCGGTGAGTTTCTGCTGCTGGCAGCCGTGGCCTATCACGCGCTGAACGGCCTGCGGATCGTGCTCATTGATTTTCTGGGCTGGCATCCGCATTCCAAGAAGTTGTTCTGGACGCTGGCCGTCGTCTGTCTGTTGATCATCGGCGTGGGCGGCTATCCGTCGCTCTATGCCGTGATCACGTACCTGACGGGTTCCTGACACCAAAACGCAGCGGGGATCATGGCTATCCAGTACGGCAAGACGTCCCGATCCTATGCGACGAACTGGTTTCTGCACCGGATTACCGGGACGTTTCTGGTGTTTCTGCTGATCACGCATTTCTGGGTGCAGCACTACGATGCGCAGACGGCCAGCGTGGCGGCCCAGGTGCTCTCGAGCGAACAGATCGAGGCCGGCGCGCTGCCCGACTATCCGGAGGCGGCCAAAGAGGCGGTGCGGGCCCGCTACGGCCCCGACGCCGAAGTCACGCCCTACGACGTGGTGATGCTCCGGCTCGCCGATCCGGTCTATGCCGTGCTCTGGAAGGGATTCAACATCCTGTTTCTGATTTTCGCGCTGCATCACGGGTTCTACGGGCTCAACAACATCCTGACCGACTACATCCGCAATCCGATCGGGCGCGTGCTGGCCCAGACGCTCTCCTGGACGCTGGCGCTGGCGCTGCTCATTGTGGGGCTGTACTCCATCATCGTAGCCGGCTGGGGGTACGTGCCTGCATCGTGAAGGCCAACGGGGTTCTGACTGCTAACCGAAAACAGCCATGATTTTCTCACACGACGTCGTCATCGTAGGAGCCGGTGGTTCGGGCCTGATGGCGGCGCTTTACGCCAAGGAGGGCGGTGCGGACGTTGCGGTGATCTCGAAATTGCACCCGCTGCGCTCGCATACCGGTGCCGCACAGGGCGGGATCGGCGCGGCGCTGGGCAACGAAGAGGAAGACCACTGGCTCTGGCACGCCTTCGACACGGTCAAGGGGAGTGACTACCTGGGCGACCAGGATGCCATCGAGATCATGTGCCAGGACGCCCCCCGGACCATCATCGAGCTGGAGCACTACGGCGTGCCCTTCAGCCGCAACAAGGAGGGGAAGATCGCGCAGCGGCGCTTCGGCGGCCATACGCGCAACTTCGGCGAGGCGCCGGTGCGGCGTACCTGCCACGCCGCCGACCGGACCGGTCACGCCATCCTGCATACGCTCTACGACCAGTGCGTCAAAAACCAGGTCCGCTTCTACGACGAGTTTCAGGCGCTGGACCTGATCATGACGCCCGACGGGGTCTGCTGCGGGGTGGTGGCCTACGAGCTGCTCACCGGCGAGATTCACATCTTCCATGCGAAGATGGTCTGCCTGGCTACGGGCGGCTACGGGCGCGTCTACAAGACAACCTCGAACGCCCACGCCAGCACGGGCGACGGCATGGCCATCGTGCTCCGCAGCGGCCTGCCGCTCGAAGACATGGAGTTCGTGCAGTTCCATCCCACGGGCCTGTACCGGCTGGGCATTCTGGTGACCGAAGGGGCTCGCGGCGAAGGCGGCATTCTGCTCAACGATAAGGGCGAGCGCTTTATGGAGCGCTACGCGCCCACCGTGAAGGATCTGGCCCCGCGTGACCTGGTTTCGCGGGCCATCTACCGGGAGATCCGCGAGGGCCGTGGCATCAACGGCAAGGACTACGTCTATCTGGATCTGCGGCACGTCGGGCGCGAAGTGATCGAGACGAAGCTCCCCGAGATCGCCACGTTCAGCCGCACCTATCTGGGGATCGATCCGGTGAAAGAGCCGATCCCGGTGGCGCCCACCTGCCACTATGCAATGGGCGGCATCCCCACTAGCTACGACGGGCAGGTGGAGCGGGCCGGTCGTGGTAGCATCGTGCCCGGCCTTTACGCCGTGGGCGAATGCGCCTGCGTGTCGGTGCACGGGGCCAACCGCCTGGGCTCCAACTCGCTCGTCGATCTGGTCGTCTTCGGACGCCGGGCCGGCATCCACATGGCCGAGACGCTGCGCAAGGAAGGGCGCAAAAAAGAACCGCTGCCGGAAAATCCGGACCGACGCGTCCGCGAAATGCTGGAAGACATTCTGAGCCGGACGCAGGGCGAGCCGGTGGCGGTCGTGCGCGCGGACCTGCAGCAGACCATGATGGACAACGTCTCCGTTTTCCGCACCGAGGAGACGCTGAACACGGCGCTGGAGGATCTCAAACAGATCCGGGAGCGGGCCCAGCGCGTGGTGATCCGGGACAAGAGCAAGCGCTTCAACACGGAGCTGATGGACGCCGTCGAGCTGGGCTTTCTGGTCGATCTGGCCGAAGTGATCACGCGCTCGGCCCTGAACCGAACCGAAAGCCGCGGCGCCCACTCGCGTGAGGACTACCCGAAGCGCGACGACGAGAACTGGCTCAAGCACACGCTCATTTACCGCGAAGGAGAAGGTGAGTACCGGTTCGATTACAAACCGGTGACGATCACCCGATTCCAGCCGCAGGAACGAAAGTACTGAGCACCCTGCCCGTTTCGTTCAGGGTTGCCCAACCGACGAGACCGTAACCATGAAAGTCAAGGTCAAGATCAAGCGGTTCAATCCGGAGACCGACGCCGAGCCGCACTGGGAGACCTACGAGGTCGATGCGGATCCGATGGACAGCGCGCTGTCGCTGCTGCTGCACATCAAGTGGCATATTGACGGCTCGCTGACCTTCCGCAAAAGCTGTGGTCACGGCGTCTGCGGCTCGGACGCCATGAAGATCAACGGCGAAAACCGGCTGGCCTGCTCGGTGCTGGTCAGGGATCTGGTGAAGGGCGAGGGCGACACGATCACGTTCGAGCCGCTGCCCACGGCGCCGGTGGTCAAGGACCTGGTTATCGATCAGAGCCGCTTCTTCGAGAAGTATCGGGCCGTCAAGCCCTGGCTGATCACGCGTACGCCACCACCCGAACGGGAGCGGCTGCAGAGTCCGGAAGAATTTGCGCTGATTGATGATGCCACCAAGTGCATCATGTGCGGGGCCTGCACGCATGCCTGCCCCAGCACGTGGGCCGATCCGGATTATCTGGGGCCGGCCGCCCTGCTCAAAGCCTATCGCTACACGTTCGACTCGCGCGATGAAGGAGCCGAAGAGCGGCTGCCGGTGGTCGATTCGCGCGAGGGGCTCTGGAAATGCTACACAATTTTCAACTGCAACGAGGCCTGCCCCAAGGAGATCGACATTTCTCGCTGGCTCTCGGCGCTGAAGCGGCGGGCCGTGATGGAGGTGGCGGCGCGGTAATCACCGGGGCTGGCCCCGGTGGCAAAGCCAGTCGCCGGACGGAATCGGCCGCGCCCGCGACAGGTCGCCGTTGTACAGGTAGATCCAGGCCGAAAGCGCTCGGCCATCGGGGAGCAGCACGGTATCCTGCACGCGCCGGTACTCGCCAGCTTCCGGGCGTTGCGGGTCGCAGTCTTCGTAGGCGTCCAGATAGGTGAAGATGCGGGGGGCGTCGTCGCATCGAAGGGCGTACAGCTCGCCGTGCACGAAGTGATCGGGATCCGGTACGGCACCGGGGTAGGCACCGAGATCATACAACCGTCCCCGGTAGCGGGCCGGTCCCAGCAGGTGCACCGCGTGGTGCAGCGTGGCCGGAAGAAATCGCCGGATCTGCCCGCGCAG contains these protein-coding regions:
- a CDS encoding succinate dehydrogenase; amino-acid sequence: MAIQYGKTSRSYATNWFLHRITGTFLVFLLITHFWVQHYDAQTASVAAQVLSSEQIEAGALPDYPEAAKEAVRARYGPDAEVTPYDVVMLRLADPVYAVLWKGFNILFLIFALHHGFYGLNNILTDYIRNPIGRVLAQTLSWTLALALLIVGLYSIIVAGWGYVPAS
- the sdhA gene encoding succinate dehydrogenase flavoprotein subunit, with product MIFSHDVVIVGAGGSGLMAALYAKEGGADVAVISKLHPLRSHTGAAQGGIGAALGNEEEDHWLWHAFDTVKGSDYLGDQDAIEIMCQDAPRTIIELEHYGVPFSRNKEGKIAQRRFGGHTRNFGEAPVRRTCHAADRTGHAILHTLYDQCVKNQVRFYDEFQALDLIMTPDGVCCGVVAYELLTGEIHIFHAKMVCLATGGYGRVYKTTSNAHASTGDGMAIVLRSGLPLEDMEFVQFHPTGLYRLGILVTEGARGEGGILLNDKGERFMERYAPTVKDLAPRDLVSRAIYREIREGRGINGKDYVYLDLRHVGREVIETKLPEIATFSRTYLGIDPVKEPIPVAPTCHYAMGGIPTSYDGQVERAGRGSIVPGLYAVGECACVSVHGANRLGSNSLVDLVVFGRRAGIHMAETLRKEGRKKEPLPENPDRRVREMLEDILSRTQGEPVAVVRADLQQTMMDNVSVFRTEETLNTALEDLKQIRERAQRVVIRDKSKRFNTELMDAVELGFLVDLAEVITRSALNRTESRGAHSREDYPKRDDENWLKHTLIYREGEGEYRFDYKPVTITRFQPQERKY
- a CDS encoding Rne/Rng family ribonuclease encodes the protein MAKEIIINAEKDQTRIAIVEDGTLAEFYIEDPEHERTIGNIYLARVCRVMPSIQAAFVDIGQQQDAFLHFSDIAPSLPLQLKFLADPQPSVRKLAAEIEQHHQSLARRRHPRPHRADKSEASDEDETTEAAASSRRRRLDARLRGRRRSAQRRLQRKTAAETTTTEAEAAPHADVSPETLLKRDQPLLVKIIKEPISSKGSRVSTDISLAGRFLVLVPFANYVAVSKKITSYKERRRLRALARSLLPEGFGVIVRTVAEGQTAKALDTDLRLLLEKWERIEKKLAEHPKPPVLLHEDVNMVSSVIRDLFSEDCTRILVDNPRLHRNIRSYVQAVAPHKVEVVQLYRGKEHIFKATGIAEQVAQAFESRVDLPSGGYLYIEHTEAMHVIDVNSGRAGRGLSQEENSLRVNLEAARVIAQQVRVRDLGGIIVIDFIDLKDEKNKKKVYDELKKEFRKDRAVTKILPMSDFGLVQITRQRLRPSLTTTFDKMAERLAREKILPPAPSQPTPEALLEAMERWLQAYRHAGGRRNVTLRVHPFTAAYLTRRVPTYPTRWLLKHLVRVRLESDPNQPPLSFRFEDPATGEDLTERFTIFQNGQHPEKISA
- the sdhC gene encoding succinate dehydrogenase, cytochrome b556 subunit is translated as MAVETVEPEVRHVRRLQRYRIRTGMLAWLLHRLTGIGLVVYLILHVWGLRALTDREAFNELIATYHAPIFKIGEFLLLAAVAYHALNGLRIVLIDFLGWHPHSKKLFWTLAVVCLLIIGVGGYPSLYAVITYLTGS
- a CDS encoding succinate dehydrogenase iron-sulfur subunit, with amino-acid sequence MKVKVKIKRFNPETDAEPHWETYEVDADPMDSALSLLLHIKWHIDGSLTFRKSCGHGVCGSDAMKINGENRLACSVLVRDLVKGEGDTITFEPLPTAPVVKDLVIDQSRFFEKYRAVKPWLITRTPPPERERLQSPEEFALIDDATKCIMCGACTHACPSTWADPDYLGPAALLKAYRYTFDSRDEGAEERLPVVDSREGLWKCYTIFNCNEACPKEIDISRWLSALKRRAVMEVAAR
- a CDS encoding MBL fold metallo-hydrolase codes for the protein MSRSTDTLRVTLLGTGTSTGVPVIGCTCRVCRSSDPRDKRTRCACYIEANGLGILIDTGPDFRQQALREGIRRLDAVLYTHHHFDHVAGIDDLRPFFFENDRAIPCYAPPNTARVLYRMYAYIFADGTYPGVPRLRLHAVEGPFEVTSRYGDGGRVRVEPIEVLHGELPMYGYRIGRFAYLTDASRIPETSYERLRDLDVLVLDALRERPHPTHFSIEEAVRVARRIGARQTYFIHMTHDVLHAEVDARLPEGINLAYDGLQFTCRLTTS
- a CDS encoding gamma-glutamylcyclotransferase family protein, with the protein product MSRTWHPPACTPVTLLFVYGTLRGQIRRFLPATLHHAVHLLGPARYRGRLYDLGAYPGAVPDPDHFVHGELYALRCDDAPRIFTYLDAYEDCDPQRPEAGEYRRVQDTVLLPDGRALSAWIYLYNGDLSRARPIPSGDWLCHRGQPR